One Aneurinibacillus migulanus genomic window, ACAGGTATCGTTATTATGGTATATGCAGGATTTCATATGGGGCTTTCGCTTTCCTGGTATGATCCGCTTGTATTCGTCTTTCTTGTCCTCTCGGGCGTGCTTGTGTATGGAGGTGTTTATACGGCGATTGCGGCGATTGGATTTTTCTCAGATTCAAAGACGGGCATTTCACCAATGATATGGAATATTCAGAACTATGGCCGTTATCCTGTTAATATTTATAACAAGGTTATTCGTTTTCTGTTGACATGGATTTTGCCGTTTGCTTTTGTAGGTATTTATCCTGCGGCCTATTTCCTTTCACGTGAAGAATATTATATGTATACTTTGTTGACTCCTGTAGTCGGTGTTGTATTTTTTGTGTTAGGCATTATGGTATGGAATTATGGTGTGAAGAATTATCGGGGAGCTGGTTCTTAAATAAAGGACTCGCTCCTTTATTTTGTTTTATTGGATGAAAATTGATAAGATGAAGAAGAGTTAAATAACGCAGAAATGGGGGAATACATAATGGCAAATATAGTGGTTGGACAAGATGCACCAAACTTTACACTTCCGGCAAGCAATGGAGAGAATGTGTCGTTGAGTGATTTTCGAGGCAAGAATGTAGTGTTATATTTTTATCCGAAAGATAACACGCCGGGCTGCACGAAGGAGTCTTGCGATTTTCGGGACAAAGTGGAAGAGTTTACTGGTAAAGATACGGTGATTCTAGGTATAAGTACAGACGATTTAACCTCTCACGATAAATTCATTAAGAAATATAATCTTCCTTTCCTGCTGTTAAGCGATACGGAAGTTGAAGTATCCAAGTTGTATGATGTCTATAAGCTGAAGAAAAACTTTGGCAAAGAGTATATGGGGATTGAGCGTTCTACATTCATTATTGATAAAGAAGGCCGGCTGGCAAAAGAATACCGGAAAGTAAAAGTAGATGGTCATGTAGACGAAGCGTTGCAGTATATTTCTGAGAATTTGCAGTAAGCAACAGGCAATTGTCCTGGACGGAAAGGTGAGAGGCATTTAATGAGCATAGCTCATTACGATTGGACCGATTATTATGACATCGTTTCCAATGGTTTAGACCGTGATGTTGAGTTTTATACGGATTTGGGGCTAGAAGCAAAAGGAACAGTACTTGACTTGGGGTGCGGTACCGGCCGTATTTCGATTCCAATGGCGCTTAAGGGAGTCGAGGTAGTAGGTGTTGACGCTTCAGAGAAGATGCTGGAGAAGGCACGCGCTAAAGCAGATATGGCACAGGTGAACGATAAAATAACATTTATTCATGATGATATGCGTACGTTTGAATTAGGACGTACGTTTCCGCTAGCTATGATTCCGTACCGTTCCTTTCTGCACTTGCTTTCGGTAAAGGAGCAAATGACGGCTTTGCGGCAAGTTCGTAAGCATTTGACTGAGGGTGGGCTACTTGCATTGAATGTATTCGTCCCTACAATTCAAGATTTGTATGAGCAGGACGAGAAAAGTTCAACAAGGGGAATCTATATGATTCCAGGTAGTGAAGATCGACTTGTAGTATGGGATTATACGAGGTATGACCATTTTCGGCAGGTTGCTGAGATTATTCGACAGTATGAACGTACGGATCGGGACGGCGTGGTCGTGCAGCGTGTAGTATTACCGTTGCATATTCGTTACATATTTCCCTCAGAGTTACATCATCTACTGAGATTAGCAGGATTCGGCATAGTGGAACGTTTCGGTGATTTCTCTAAAAAAGCATTTGATTCTAAAAGTACTGAGCTTATTGTGATTGCTAAGAAGTTATAAAGTGGGCAGTACATCAAGAAGTGTTGACATTCCCATATCCTCCTTGCATGGATTGGATCATTATATATTATGCGGAGCAGAGGGGAGGCACTGTTGAAATGAAAATTGTCTCGACAGCCAAAATGAGCAAACGTCATCAAGAGAAATTAGAAAAGGCATATCCACATCATGATTTTTATTTCTATGATCAGATGAGTGAAGCCGAGACAGATGTGAAAGATACACATGTATTGGTTACATACGGGGAAGATTTGACGCCCGATAACATGCAGGATATGCAAAATCTTCGTTGGATTCAGGTGCTAAGCGCAGGGATGGATATGATGCCTATGTCCTTGTTAGCTGAGCGCGGTATATTGGTGACAAATGCAAGTGGAATTCATAAGATTCCTATGGCTGAGTATACGTTTGGTGTCATGCTTCAAGTTGCACGTAAAATGAATGAGTTGTATGAGAAGCAATGTAATAATGAATGGGAACGAAGCATCCGTGTAGAAGAGTTGTATGGTAAGACGCTTGGAATTATCGGTGTAGGAGCCATAGGGGAAGAGATTGCGCTTCGTGCGCAAGTATTTGGCATGAAGGTGCTTGGCGTAAGTCGGAGTGGGAAAGTGAAGTCTGGATGTGATGAGATGTATTCGCAGCAGGAGCTACTTTCTGTACTTCCGCGCTGTGATTATGTTGTCGTTATTGTACCATTGACGGAAGAAACCCGTGGCATGATTGGCCAGAAAGAGCTCAGGGTTATGAAAGAAAATGCTGTATTAATTAACATTGCCAGAGGCGCAATTGTTGATGAGCAAGCACTGCTGGAACATTTGAGAAGCAAAAAGTTAAAGATGGCGGTTCTGGATGTGTTTTCCGAAGAGCCACTTCCTGCTTCGTCACCGTTTTGGCAACTGGAAAACTGCCTGATAACACCGCATATATCAGGTCGTTCCCCATTATATATGGAACGTGCATTGGAGATTTTTCACCATAATCTTGCCGCATATAATGAAGGGGAAACAAAAGGCATGATAAACGTGATTGACTTGCGCCAGGGATATTGAAGCATCAGAAAGCTTGCGAAAGTAGAAAGTATGGCGGGAGGGAATAAATGATGAAGATTTACACGAAGTCCGGTGATAAAGGAGAAACCAGTCTGGTCTACGGTATGCGTGTACCAAAGTATGATCCAAGGGTCGAGGCATATGGAACGTGTGATGAGGCTAATTCGGCAATCGGGCTTGCGCTGTCTCATGTGCCACAAGGAGAGGAATGGCAAGAACTTTTCTCCGTATGCCATATTGTACAGACGAAGTTGTTTCATATTGGAGCTGAACTGGCAACCCCCGCAGGCAAAGAAGTGGGCTGGAAAATCGAAGCGTCAGATGTAGAGCTGCTGGAAAAGATGATCGATAAGTGGGATGCGGAGCTTCCAGCCCTGAAGAATTTTGTGTTGCCGGGCGGATGCCCTGCCGGAGCG contains:
- a CDS encoding ABC transporter permease encodes the protein MFYLSLFGDYLKQYFKMRLAYRMDFINGIVSDFAFQVTNLVFILVVFQHTSLLKGWTRDEIIFIYGFFLVPYAVFSTFFNLWEFQEKYIIKGEMDRVLTRPAHNLFQVMLETMDPQSLAGAVTGIVIMVYAGFHMGLSLSWYDPLVFVFLVLSGVLVYGGVYTAIAAIGFFSDSKTGISPMIWNIQNYGRYPVNIYNKVIRFLLTWILPFAFVGIYPAAYFLSREEYYMYTLLTPVVGVVFFVLGIMVWNYGVKNYRGAGS
- a CDS encoding D-2-hydroxyacid dehydrogenase; the protein is MKIVSTAKMSKRHQEKLEKAYPHHDFYFYDQMSEAETDVKDTHVLVTYGEDLTPDNMQDMQNLRWIQVLSAGMDMMPMSLLAERGILVTNASGIHKIPMAEYTFGVMLQVARKMNELYEKQCNNEWERSIRVEELYGKTLGIIGVGAIGEEIALRAQVFGMKVLGVSRSGKVKSGCDEMYSQQELLSVLPRCDYVVVIVPLTEETRGMIGQKELRVMKENAVLINIARGAIVDEQALLEHLRSKKLKMAVLDVFSEEPLPASSPFWQLENCLITPHISGRSPLYMERALEIFHHNLAAYNEGETKGMINVIDLRQGY
- a CDS encoding class I SAM-dependent methyltransferase, with protein sequence MSIAHYDWTDYYDIVSNGLDRDVEFYTDLGLEAKGTVLDLGCGTGRISIPMALKGVEVVGVDASEKMLEKARAKADMAQVNDKITFIHDDMRTFELGRTFPLAMIPYRSFLHLLSVKEQMTALRQVRKHLTEGGLLALNVFVPTIQDLYEQDEKSSTRGIYMIPGSEDRLVVWDYTRYDHFRQVAEIIRQYERTDRDGVVVQRVVLPLHIRYIFPSELHHLLRLAGFGIVERFGDFSKKAFDSKSTELIVIAKKL
- the bcp gene encoding thioredoxin-dependent thiol peroxidase; this encodes MANIVVGQDAPNFTLPASNGENVSLSDFRGKNVVLYFYPKDNTPGCTKESCDFRDKVEEFTGKDTVILGISTDDLTSHDKFIKKYNLPFLLLSDTEVEVSKLYDVYKLKKNFGKEYMGIERSTFIIDKEGRLAKEYRKVKVDGHVDEALQYISENLQ
- a CDS encoding cob(I)yrinic acid a,c-diamide adenosyltransferase, coding for MKIYTKSGDKGETSLVYGMRVPKYDPRVEAYGTCDEANSAIGLALSHVPQGEEWQELFSVCHIVQTKLFHIGAELATPAGKEVGWKIEASDVELLEKMIDKWDAELPALKNFVLPGGCPAGAGMHFARTVARRAERKAIAVAEHLEVNPTVIRYLNRLSDFLFVAARYVNQKVGKVEPTLHQDDKK